The genomic interval GAGAGCGTGACTGATGTTCCTAGCTTGCTGTGCTGTAGCATTAGCGTCATTAAATGGATAAAGATGCTGTTAAAGTTGCTAATAAAAGTTGCTAATTTTCTTGTCGTTTAGATgactgtaatgccctgctctctggccttccctAAAAGAGCATTTGGAATCTACAATTACtacaaaactcagccgcacgagtgctgacaaggaccagagggcaggagcacattacaccaggtTTAAAAtcgctgcattggctccctgtgcatttcaggatttattttaatgttcttttactagtttttaagtgttttaacggtcttgggccttcttacctatctgacctgcttttaccctATCAACCCCCgtggaccctgaggtcctccggcctTTTAACCACACCACAGGTTATTtcaaaaaagcacggggaggcggctttcagttATTATGGCCCCcaactgtggaacagcctgccggagagcCTCAGGGTCATGGACactgttgaggtttttaaaaagaggctcatGACCCAGCTTTTcaaccaggcttttaattgattttttaaattcgTTTTAATTCCTTTTCTGCTGTGCTACTAGCATTTGTatcctttatccttttttactgttttagtccctcatgtttttcgcctctatgcttttatgttttagtccctcatgtttttcgCCTCTATGCTTTCATGTTTTAGTCTCTCATCTTTTTAGCTTCTATGCTTTTCGGCTTATCTTACTGTTTTAGTCTGTCAGTTTTTgggcctgccagactgggagttgtctctggtctgccGCTGGGGGTGCTAACCAATGGTTGGTTTCGGCTCGGGCGGgtagagggctctgcaccttggtgcaGGGcatcctgtctgcccgggttggggtggtctctgtggcggtgCTCCCTGCTGCCTTTGACCGTGATCTCTCTCAGTGTAGCTGGCCCCCAAAGGTAGTTTCTTCCGTGCCTCAGGTCTCAGTGCCCGGTCATGTCTCtttagtgacagctagtgtatgtgtgggtgggtctgtgtgcgtgtgtatttgagtgtgtatgtatttgtgtatctCTCCGTGCAtatctgtgggggtgggagggttgggttcttgtgattttcttttcttgattttctttgttgttttaatctctgttgttgtttttaatctctgtgaagcactttgtgctacttTATGTATTAAaagtgccatacaaataaagattgatttgatttgaatactCTGTGATGACGATTTACAAACCAGCTGATGGGAAATTTACATCAGACCAGGAAGAGGCCTTGTGGTTTGTGTGTAGTCTCTTTATTTCCCCATTCTGATGGTGTGTGGGAATAATTAGACAACAATTCAATCAGGTCTTCTAGGTTCATTTACTTCCTCTTTAGCCTAAACCTTATCATGGCCAGATCCCCAAAGTTTTCCTTCCACCACCCgacaatgtccccagtcgaggtcaacagctccccacctccactgtaaacaatGTTGGTCGAGGACTGCTTCCCCTTCCTGAGGCGCCAGATGGTATGCCAGTAGTCCTCCTACATGGCATCCCCAAATTTTCCCCAGACCAGAGTTTTTGCTTCCGTGACCGCCCATGCTGCcacacgcttggcctgccggtaacCATCAGCTGGctcaggagtcccccgagccaaccaggctcgataggactccttcttcagctcgacagcatcccttacttccggtgTCGGcaaccgggttcggggattgccgccacgacaggcaccggagaccttacggccccAACTCCGAACAGCCGCATCAACAAtagaagtggagaacatggtccattcagactcaatgtccccagcttccctcgggatctggtcaaagctctcccagGGGTGGGAGTTGAAGACCTCCCCGACAGAGGGTTCCAGACGTtcccagacgttcccagcagaccctcacagtGCGTTTGGGTTGACAGCTCAGCCGcgctcttcacccgagtgtccaagacatgaggccggaggtcagatgacacgactaCAAAGtagatcattgacctccggcctagggtgtcctggtgccacatGCACTGATGAACACCCTTATGCTcaaacatggtgttcgttatcgTTAAACCATGACTACAAAGTAAAGTTGCTAATAATTGTGATGACAATCTACAAACCAGCTGATGGAAAATTGACGTCAGACCAGGAAGAGGTCCTGCGTGTGTGTAGTCTCTTTATTTCCCCATTCTGATGGTGTGTGGGAATAATTAGACAACAATTCAATCAGGTCTTGTAGGTTCATTTACTTCCTCTAACATACATGACTCATTATTGTGTTCAGCCTAAACATTGTCAAGTGCATACATGAATGATGGCCATGCCAAAGAGTATTAAATCAGAGTTTCTCTTCCTGGTCTTTGCTTTGCCTTATCTGGTTCATCTTGGTCTTGTCTTAGACTTTAGCTCACTTTTGCCCCTTACTTTTCTTTTGTGGTCTTCAGCCCTGACAACATCATCTTGTGATGTCCTGTCcatcacactcactcacacactcatccaATTCCCATTCTTCATCTCCATGCAGTAGTCTCTGGTGGCAGGTGAAAACTCAGTCTGCTGCATATAATTTAAAAGTGTATTTACTCATGACATGACTTTCAGTCATCAAAAGAGAATTGTAGTAGGTAGAGAAtgagataactggataaaatgcaATTGTAGAATTAataatgtcacagttatggttaaggtgttctgcaacaatgtcctttgggaggtgtacacaggtgtgttggggcagggtggtgctcccattgggccatccccctgttgaaaattaacaaatcacctactgggCACCGCTCATTTTTTGGCCCCTTTGTTTAAGGGTGTGGTTAAGCTATTTTCATACTTTCACCTTCTTCCCCCGTCTTGTATATATGTGCTGTGCACCCCACTGTCTTCACCCCAGCATCTGAGCTGACCGACCCAGCACACAACTTCTGCTGTTAACAAAGGAACCTCGTTCAGGTGAGTAGTCCACCATGTGAGCTTTATTATTTCAACTGAAAGTGAAAATGCTTTATGGCTTTCCAGGTGcgttataaaatataattttctatAGATCTGTACAGAATATGTTCATTACCACAGTTATTTTTATTCCATGTTAGGTCGAACTCTGGTttttatctgctgctgacatttcctctttttctttcacagtaaACATCTTGTCCTCAAGATGTCTAGTAGTAAGTATATACTTTCTTCTAAAAAGAATAGTTTATCGAGCAGACAGatgtaacatttacatttaataaaccTCTAGTTAATTTATCACTTTATAAACTTTAATATAGTGTATGTTCACATGTGTACAGTAAAGTACAGGGTGAGGTTAagtaaattactttttaaaaaattgttgCGTCAGTCAAATAGATTTACTCTGATGGGCCATTGGTAAAATAGAGTTTAGGACTTGAGTGTTGATATTTTAAGAAACAGTTCTAATGTTGTGAGAAAAGGTTCAGGAGATACAGAATATAAAGTCACAATTTAAAAGAGAACATTTTATCTTGAAAATCTTCTGTATCTTTATTTCCTCTGTCTTCCTGTGAtacattgtatttgttttcttggaGTTATTTATGTTGTAATCATTACCAACAAAGGTTGTTTTCCAGAATAACAAGATGATTATTCATGAGAAAACGACTACATAAGATTGGACCAAGAGTGGACCATGACATGCACACTGCTCTGGGGGCTGGGTTTTGTGACTTTCAAAGCAAACCACAGAAACGCTTTACCATTTATAAAGGtttcttgaaaaaaacaaataaaatgtaacttaTTACAATGTGTTCAACCAATGAGCGTTTAGGGTTTCAGGTGTTATGTGTTCTGTGGACTGATATCTGTTTTTAACTGGCAAGACTGTACTTTGCAATCATGGATGAACCACTGTTAGTATTTGGCACGTTGTTGTCTGGTCGTCTTTGTGACTAAATGAAGTGTTTCTCTGTTCACAGAGGAAGCAGCTCAACGTGTCGGAAGAGACATCTGTGTCAGTGACCCTGAATACATAAAGTTTGTTAAAAACATTGACCGGCCTGGTAACGCTATTGCTGCTGGTACCTACGCAGGTACAGGTGCATTTGATGAACTTACTAAGGATGCAAAGGCTGGGGCATACGCTGCTGCAGGAGTGGGTTATTCACATGCTGAGTGGAGCGTTTTTGAAGCAGAGGCCAAGGGGCCCAATGCCAGCGCAGGAGCCGGACTCTCTTTGGGGTCGGGTGCTCAAGCCATGGCCAGGGCAGAAGTGGCGAGTGCTTCAGCCAGTGCCGGTCCACTGGAGGCTAAAGTCGGACTGGGAGTAGACACTGGTGTGAGTGTCGGTCCAAGAGGTTTAGAGGCAAAGGTGCTGGGAACAGGCGTCACTATCGGTCCAACTACGAGCATTTCTCTGTTAGGGAATGAACTTTCATTTAAGTTGTGGTAAACCCCTTCAGCATTTATACATGAAACTATTTCTCCTGCTGCAGATGAAACACTTTGATGATCCTGATGAGTAATTTTCTGATTAATACTGTCTGTATTGTCAAAGAAAAATTACCAGTTTTCATCATACAGAAAGTAAAATATACAAATGCATCTCCTGTTTCCTTTGTCTCCTTCCAAcgacttcctgttcctccttCTGGCTCTCACCTCAACTTTATCATTGTTTGAagacatgaaacaaaacactcaACTTTTTTAACCAAACTTTGAATTAGTTAATGAGTTAAATTTACCTGTGAGCACAGCTGATCCCAGTCAGTACCAAAGAATGATGCTAAAAATGTACTGGAGGCTTTTCATATGAAGAAGCAGTGAATGTTTATAGGATGAACTCAAGTCTTTATGTTCACATGGAGATCTGGCTCAGTTCTAGCCTCCACCAGCTGTTCACATCAGATACTTTCATACTTTAACTTGAGTCCTATTGGTATGAGTGACTTTAACCTTTCCCACAGTAATATTTTAATTTGATAATCTTTATTCAAGTATGagttttgggtactttttacatttactacacacacacacttacagatTTATAGTAAAGGCTACATCTTCTCTGAAGttcatactttcactttacTTTAACTTAAACAGATAAGGAAATCTCCAACAACTTGTGCAGCTGTACGTGGTGACTTGCAAATCACAAAAGACAGCCAAGTATAATCAAAATTAATCTCAAACTTTTGTTCTATggaaattttattttatttattttatttatttatttatttatatgcacaatgataaaacaagaattatgtttaataatacaaagacaaataattgtgcaggagaggaaaagaaacccaaagggcttatataaaatcctccccctcaatacaaaatcactaaaacaaatcaatcaatagaaaaagaaaagaaaagaaaagaaaaagaaaaaagggaaaaaacaaagaaaaacacaataaacaacaaacagaaaatatccataaaattgcagattcatttcaattaaaacccAATGATGCAAAGATGTGACTAGGTCTGTAGGTATTGTTTGaacttggttttaaatgtatttatagagaaactagattctaaaaaatgttttatatcattccaCAGCACTGCACCTTGatagacaaatgagaatttagcaACAGAGGTCCTACAGAAAGGAATATGTAAACCATTCTTTCTTCTTGTAGAATGTGTATGATAATGTGAGTTAAACTCAAAatagcttggaaaaaaaataggTAGAGATGCAGGAAGGCAGATTACTTTATACATAAGAACCCCTGTTTGGTACTTGTTCACCTCATAAATTGTAAGAAGTTGTAATTGTTTAAATAGTGGTTTTGTTGGGGCTAGATAAGAAGAGTTGGTGGCAGGATTTCTGACATCTATGAATTGCTTGTAAATAAGAAGAGTAGGTGCTGGCCCAAATTATATTGCAGTATGAGATATGAGAATAGATTAAACTGTAATACAAGCTTAGAAGtgtactttttttcaaatgttgttttaccctTTTTATAATGCCTAAAGATTTTGAAacctttttacaaacaaattcacaatgacTCTAAAAGCaaagtttttcatcaatgtagACGCCCAAGAACTTCGCTGATGAAACTTGTGCAAGTACGCTATCATTGATATAGATTTTAGCTTTATCTGCATTgtaattcttgtttttatttctgaaaataatgaagtttgactttttgacattcaatgataatttatttaacttaaaccaataagaaaaatagaaaagtcCAGTATTAGCTTTAGCAATAAGGGAATCAAAATTCTTGTCAGTGACAAGGAGGTTTGTATCATCAGCGAAAACAATAGGCGACAATAAACTTGATGCATTTACAAGAACATTAACATATATCAAAAACAACAGGGGTCCCAATATGGACCCTTGTGGGACACCACACTTTAGTACAGCCCACTGTGATTGGACACCATTGAAGACAACAAATTGCTCTCTATTGTGTAGGTAATTTGCAATCcattgtaaaacatgttttctaaaaCCATAGCATGACATTTTTGATAACAAAATTTCATAATTTACAGTATCAAAAGCCTTTGATAAATCTAAGAAAATGCCTAaagtgtattcatttttttccagtgcagcagtgatttttttctctgaggaaCAAAAGAGCCATATACGTAGAATAGTTTTTCCTAAACCCAAACTGATGTTCAAACAAAATATTATTAGTAGTTAGATGTTTCATAATTCTGCTGTATACCAACTTTTCaagaattttagaaaaacaaggcAATATTGATATGGGACGATAGTTAGAGAATACAGTTGGATCATCTGATTTAAAGAGCGGAATAACCTTGGCAATTTTGAAGGCTTGAGGGATAATACCTGATTCAAGGGACATGGAAAAAATGAATGTTAGGGGATCAATGATTAGAGAGGCTACCTTTTTGATCAATGAGGCAGAAATCTCGTCATGGCCAGCAGAGGTGTTTTTGAGACTCATAATAATATCAAGTACTTCCGTGGTCTTTACAGGctcaaaaacatttatggaaACATACTCTTTACTTATGAAATCAGTGGGAGAACCAATAGTGTCACCAATATGTTTTGCAAGACATGGTcccacattcacaaaaaagtcattaaatctATTTGCAATTTGGGGTGGCTCTGTTATCTTTACTTCACCATCCTGGAATTCAGCTGGGGATGGAGAAGATGCATGTTTCATATTGAGCAATTCTTTCAGATTGTCCCATGTAGATCTAATGTTATTTGTAGAACTTCTAAATTGGTCACTATAATACTCCCGTTTAGCATTTCTAAGAAAATGATTGTACTTATTCCTAAATGATTTGTATATAGCATAATTTAGAGGAGTAGgactttgtatgtattttttatacaatttatttttcttcaaggCAGATTTTCTAAGTTCAGTAGTAAACCATGGTTTGTTCAtgcctgcagtgtttttattactgttatttatatgaggaaaacattggttcaaaacagaataaaacttggtaaaaaaataatcataagctATATTTACATTCAAAGCCTCATATACAGCTTCCCAAGACAATTTTACCAACATTTCTCTGAAGGTGTTGATATTCTTTTCATTGAACCTGCGAGATGGAATCTTCTTTGGTTTAGACATATTtgatttaccacacaagacagaaAGCTGAAAAACCGGCATATGATCTGAGATATCTGTATAAAGAATACCAGATTTAGTAACATTAGAAAATGCATtagtaaaaatgttatcaatcagTGTAGAGGATTTACTAGTTATTCTTGTGGGCTTGTTAATTAAAGGGTAGAAATAATTGGAGGACAGTAAGTTCATGAAATCATCAATGTGttgtttgatttcctcattcagaAGGTTGATATTAAAGTCACCtagtaaataacaaggtttaTTCTCCTTGTCAACATGTTCCAATACCTCTAGCAGACCTTCTTTGACCTCGTTGATGGTGGTATTTGGAGGACGATATATACGACctataatcactttttttttctctttcaggacAACAGTTTGAACCTCTAGAAAAACAGCTTCACTGTTGCAGTCTTGAAACTTCACTTCAAGATCAgttctttgtttaaaatcaaaACCCTTACGAACATATAGAGAAACTCCACCACCTCTACTTCCTCTACATCTGTGTGTGGCTGAATAGCCAGCAATTTCAAATAGGGAGTTAATATCCTC from Sparus aurata chromosome 7, fSpaAur1.1, whole genome shotgun sequence carries:
- the LOC115584878 gene encoding fibroin heavy chain-like, translated to MSSKEAAQRVGRDICVSDPEYIKFVKNIDRPGNAIAAGTYAGTGAFDELTKDAKAGAYAAAGVGYSHAEWSVFEAEAKGPNASAGAGLSLGSGAQAMARAEVASASASAGPLEAKVGLGVDTGVSVGPRGLEAKVLGTGVTIGPTTSISLLGNELSFKLW